From Streptomyces zhihengii, the proteins below share one genomic window:
- a CDS encoding EamA family transporter translates to MRGAARGGPEPGPGAGAAVVLPEAAGPAAGAAPGGPPGKRSLGPVSLVVAGALSVQFGAAIAVMLMPRTGALGVVTLRLVLAALVLLVVCRPKLRGHSRADWGTVVAFGAAMGSMNILFYQAVDRIPLGAAVTLEVLGPLAMSVIVSRRLVNLLWAGLALGGVVLLSGGGFDRLDPVGALFALAAGAMWALYIIFSARTGRRFPQADGLALAMAVAALISLPLGIWEAGSKLVQPATLGLGLAVALMSSVLPYTLELLALRRLPAATFAVLMSLEPAIAATAGFLVLHQALSLGDAAAIALVIAASMGAVRTQTAAARPPAEPDRGKPESVQLDRGKPGRARPDRG, encoded by the coding sequence CGGAGCCCGGGCCCGGGGCGGGCGCGGCCGTGGTGCTTCCCGAGGCCGCGGGACCCGCCGCCGGCGCGGCCCCCGGCGGCCCGCCGGGCAAGCGGTCCCTGGGGCCCGTGTCGCTGGTGGTCGCCGGTGCGCTGTCCGTGCAGTTCGGCGCGGCGATCGCCGTCATGCTGATGCCCCGCACGGGGGCCCTCGGCGTGGTGACCCTGCGCCTGGTGCTCGCCGCGCTGGTGCTGCTCGTGGTCTGCCGCCCGAAGCTGCGCGGCCACTCGCGCGCCGACTGGGGCACGGTCGTGGCGTTCGGCGCCGCGATGGGCTCGATGAACATCCTCTTCTACCAGGCCGTCGACCGGATCCCGCTGGGCGCCGCCGTCACCCTGGAGGTGCTCGGCCCGCTCGCCATGTCCGTGATCGTCTCCCGCCGGCTGGTGAACCTGCTCTGGGCCGGGCTGGCCCTCGGCGGCGTCGTCCTGCTCAGCGGCGGCGGCTTCGACCGGCTCGACCCGGTGGGCGCCCTGTTCGCCCTCGCGGCGGGTGCGATGTGGGCGTTGTACATCATCTTCAGCGCCCGCACCGGGCGGCGGTTCCCGCAGGCCGACGGGCTGGCACTGGCCATGGCGGTGGCCGCGCTGATCAGCCTGCCGCTGGGGATCTGGGAGGCGGGCTCCAAGCTGGTGCAGCCGGCCACGCTCGGCCTCGGCCTGGCCGTCGCGCTGATGTCGTCGGTCCTGCCCTACACCCTGGAACTCCTGGCACTGCGCCGGCTGCCCGCGGCGACGTTCGCCGTCCTGATGAGCCTGGAGCCGGCGATCGCGGCGACGGCCGGGTTCCTGGTGCTGCACCAGGCGCTGTCCCTCGGCGACGCGGCGGCGATCGCGCTGGTGATCGCCGCCAGCATGGGCGCGGTCCGTACGCAGACGGCGGCGGCCCGCCCGCCCGCGGAGCCGGACCGCGGGAAGCCGGAGTCCGTGCAGTTGGACCGCGGGAAGCCGGGGCGCGCGCGGCCCGACCGCGGGTAG